In candidate division KSB1 bacterium, the following proteins share a genomic window:
- the bamD gene encoding outer membrane protein assembly factor BamD, with the protein MRHNFQYYTIWVLLIIIVVATCSRQKIRPNISIEERMKVAEKLFNDGDYLEARTQFRIVILNSPGGSLSDKAQFYYAECHFRLKEYILAIAEYEKLIRMYANSEYVDDAQFQIGLSYFRLSPKAALDQTYTEKAIEEFQKFLEDFPQSELAPRAKEYMRKCREKLALKNFKNGESYRKRALYRAALIYYDYVLDNYYDTKYAELSLWQKAECYRLLGEIDHSQKFYKLYMEKYPQGSKSTRAKEFLSILKTDNK; encoded by the coding sequence ATGAGACACAATTTTCAGTATTACACGATCTGGGTGTTATTGATAATAATTGTTGTCGCGACATGCAGCCGACAGAAGATTAGGCCGAATATATCCATCGAAGAGCGGATGAAAGTCGCAGAGAAATTGTTCAACGATGGTGATTATTTGGAAGCCCGAACCCAGTTTCGGATTGTTATTCTGAATTCGCCAGGCGGGAGTTTGAGCGACAAGGCCCAATTCTATTATGCAGAATGTCATTTTCGATTGAAGGAATACATTTTAGCGATAGCTGAATATGAGAAATTGATCCGCATGTACGCCAATAGCGAATATGTAGACGATGCGCAATTCCAGATCGGATTGAGTTATTTTCGATTATCACCAAAGGCAGCGTTGGATCAGACATACACTGAAAAAGCGATTGAGGAATTTCAGAAATTTTTAGAGGATTTCCCACAAAGCGAATTAGCCCCCCGAGCAAAAGAATACATGAGAAAATGTCGTGAGAAGCTAGCGCTGAAGAATTTTAAGAATGGCGAATCATACCGGAAGCGCGCGCTCTATCGTGCTGCGCTGATATATTATGACTATGTACTCGATAACTATTATGACACCAAATATGCAGAACTATCACTTTGGCAAAAGGCAGAATGTTATCGCTTGTTAGGTGAAATCGATCACAGCCAGAAATTCTATAAGCTGTACATGGAAAAATATCCGCAAGGCAGCAAAAGCACTCGAGCCAAGGAGTTCTTATCTATTCTGAAAACTGATAACAAGTGA
- a CDS encoding EcsC family protein, whose translation MRISLEDFAALREAKRLLESPSFAAKISHKLGLPIERGLELLPENWAQLIQLATRKAIEKALRIAIKTIDSGRPIRRTDLFHKLAVAASGATGGAFGWMGFAMELPVSTVIMLRSIAEIARAEGEDINSAETMLNCLQIFALGGPTEQDNASETGYYAVRAALSKAVADAARHIASRGLAEDGAPVLVRLIALIASRFGVVVTEKAAAMAIPTIGAIGGAIINTIFIDHFQNIARGHFTIRRLERRYGANLVKKEYQKIIT comes from the coding sequence ATGAGAATTTCTCTTGAGGATTTTGCTGCTTTGCGTGAGGCAAAGCGATTATTGGAGTCCCCCAGCTTTGCTGCGAAAATTAGTCACAAACTAGGCCTACCAATTGAGCGGGGCTTGGAGTTATTACCTGAAAATTGGGCTCAGCTGATCCAATTAGCGACTCGAAAGGCGATTGAGAAAGCACTTCGGATAGCCATCAAAACGATCGATAGTGGCAGGCCGATTCGGCGCACAGATCTTTTCCACAAACTCGCGGTGGCAGCCTCGGGGGCTACTGGGGGAGCGTTCGGCTGGATGGGTTTTGCGATGGAATTACCAGTTTCAACTGTGATCATGTTACGTTCGATTGCAGAGATTGCGCGAGCTGAAGGTGAAGATATCAATTCCGCAGAGACGATGTTGAATTGTTTACAGATTTTTGCACTTGGCGGGCCAACTGAGCAAGACAACGCAAGCGAAACCGGCTATTATGCAGTTCGAGCCGCCCTTTCCAAGGCGGTCGCTGATGCTGCCCGACACATCGCCAGCCGCGGCTTAGCGGAAGATGGGGCCCCAGTATTGGTGCGCTTGATTGCATTGATCGCCTCTCGATTCGGAGTAGTTGTGACGGAAAAGGCAGCAGCCATGGCAATTCCAACCATTGGCGCAATTGGAGGCGCGATCATCAATACGATATTCATCGATCATTTTCAAAATATTGCTCGCGGCCACTTTACCATTCGGCGGCTGGAGCGTAGATATGGCGCTAATTTGGTCAAAAAGGAATATCAAAAAATCATCACCTGA
- a CDS encoding Crp/Fnr family transcriptional regulator translates to METYLLKRVPLFSKLSEDDLERIRKLCVTQHYDKDQIIFIEEEAGNTLFLIQKGRVKVSRTTDDGREVILSILQHGDFFGELSLIDGKARSASVTAIEDSEVLILRRADFLRLLEEYPQISISLMKELAGRIRKSDTQIKSLSLQDAMGRVASSLILLAEDQGRFNKEMVVIPRIPLQQDLANMAGTSRETISRVFRQLQQENWIQRTGRKVTILNFPQFKKKFS, encoded by the coding sequence ATGGAAACGTATTTGTTAAAAAGAGTACCGCTTTTTTCCAAATTGAGTGAGGATGATCTTGAGCGAATTCGCAAACTATGTGTAACGCAGCATTATGACAAGGACCAGATCATTTTCATCGAGGAAGAGGCTGGCAACACCCTGTTTCTCATTCAAAAGGGACGGGTGAAAGTATCGCGAACGACTGATGATGGCCGAGAAGTGATCCTTTCGATTCTTCAGCATGGCGATTTTTTCGGAGAGCTTTCGTTAATCGATGGGAAGGCTCGTTCAGCCAGCGTAACCGCTATTGAGGATTCCGAGGTATTAATTCTGCGCCGCGCGGACTTTTTGAGATTATTGGAGGAATATCCCCAGATTTCCATCAGCTTGATGAAGGAATTAGCTGGCCGGATTCGGAAGAGCGACACGCAAATTAAGAGCCTCTCGCTCCAGGATGCGATGGGCCGAGTTGCTTCATCTCTCATTCTGCTGGCTGAAGATCAAGGAAGGTTCAACAAAGAAATGGTGGTCATACCCCGCATTCCATTGCAACAGGATCTGGCGAATATGGCAGGAACTTCCCGAGAGACCATTTCTCGCGTTTTCCGCCAATTGCAGCAAGAAAATTGGATTCAGCGCACTGGCCGAAAGGTTACGATCTTAAATTTCCCTCAATTCAAAAAGAAATTTAGCTAA
- a CDS encoding NUDIX hydrolase: MTRSYPSAPLVGVGVITFNSEGQILLVKRGNEPAKSLWSLPGGLVELGERVRDAGIREVKEECNIDIEPLDVISVVDLILQDAEGKIKYHYVLIDYLAKFVSGELKPQSDVIAAHWFSRDQLADLDIPEVTREVIEKAFKLGLE, from the coding sequence ATGACACGGAGCTATCCCTCGGCGCCGCTGGTTGGAGTGGGCGTTATTACATTTAATTCTGAAGGACAAATCTTGCTTGTGAAGCGCGGCAACGAGCCCGCCAAATCCTTATGGTCGCTCCCAGGTGGCCTGGTAGAGCTCGGCGAGCGCGTTCGTGATGCTGGTATTCGCGAAGTAAAAGAGGAATGTAATATCGATATCGAACCCCTGGACGTCATCTCGGTAGTCGATTTGATTCTTCAAGATGCCGAAGGAAAAATCAAATATCACTACGTGCTGATCGACTATCTGGCTAAGTTCGTTTCAGGTGAACTGAAACCCCAATCCGATGTCATTGCAGCCCATTGGTTCTCTCGGGATCAATTAGCAGATCTGGATATTCCCGAAGTCACCAGAGAAGTGATCGAAAAAGCCTTTAAATTGGGTCTGGAATAA
- a CDS encoding 1-acyl-sn-glycerol-3-phosphate acyltransferase produces the protein MIYWISAFILKLFAKIYLRGKGYGRENFPEKGPYIGVVNHNSNLDAVAMALVIKHRVHTMAKDSLFRVPVLKWWLKAVNMFPVVRDASDQAAFEHALNLLKNGEILFMAPEGTRKKQPGERLRPRTGFVRLAQLTGAPVVPVAIWGTDRVLPPKAWFPRPAKVRVRVGKPIQLEKIEVSLENKDQLQQQANMVMDAVYQMLEEFDRTESR, from the coding sequence ATGATCTATTGGATTTCAGCTTTCATACTTAAGCTCTTTGCCAAGATCTATCTTAGGGGAAAGGGATATGGCCGAGAAAATTTCCCAGAAAAAGGGCCTTACATTGGGGTGGTCAATCACAACAGCAATCTTGATGCTGTCGCCATGGCTCTGGTGATAAAGCATCGAGTTCATACCATGGCTAAGGATTCGCTGTTTCGCGTGCCAGTGCTAAAATGGTGGCTCAAAGCTGTAAATATGTTCCCAGTAGTTCGCGATGCTTCGGATCAAGCTGCATTTGAACATGCTTTGAACCTACTAAAAAACGGCGAAATCCTTTTTATGGCCCCAGAAGGGACCCGAAAAAAACAGCCTGGGGAACGCTTACGACCGAGGACCGGGTTCGTTCGTCTGGCGCAGCTTACTGGGGCTCCAGTCGTTCCAGTGGCAATTTGGGGCACGGACCGAGTTCTGCCGCCGAAAGCCTGGTTCCCGCGACCTGCCAAGGTCCGGGTCCGTGTGGGAAAGCCGATCCAATTAGAAAAAATTGAAGTCTCCCTGGAAAACAAAGACCAGTTGCAACAGCAAGCCAACATGGTGATGGATGCTGTTTATCAAATGCTCGAAGAGTTCGATCGAACCGAATCCAGATAG
- the nadD gene encoding nicotinate-nucleotide adenylyltransferase has translation MEGAIKIGLFGGSFDPIHNGHLLLANWTKEKLRLERIIFIPAAIPPHKQQTPLTNATHRYRMVQLAIESFPDFEVSDIELQRGGISYTIDTIYYFKKKFNLSRRDLYLIIGADSLIDFKNWRSPYKIIANCQLVVLQRPNVDLTKAETVYRQHAIILSSPLISISATEIRQRIREGLPITELVPAKVERYIYEFGLYR, from the coding sequence ATGGAGGGAGCGATTAAAATCGGATTATTTGGTGGATCGTTCGATCCGATTCACAACGGTCATCTTCTTTTAGCCAACTGGACCAAAGAGAAACTGCGCTTAGAGAGAATCATTTTCATCCCAGCAGCCATTCCGCCGCACAAACAACAGACGCCCTTAACAAATGCGACTCACCGTTATCGCATGGTCCAACTTGCCATCGAATCTTTTCCCGATTTTGAGGTTTCCGACATAGAACTTCAAAGAGGGGGGATTTCCTATACCATTGATACGATTTATTATTTCAAGAAGAAGTTTAATTTGTCGCGTCGGGATCTTTATTTGATTATTGGCGCAGACAGCCTAATCGATTTCAAGAATTGGAGATCCCCCTATAAAATCATCGCCAATTGCCAATTGGTAGTGCTGCAACGGCCCAATGTCGATTTAACCAAAGCAGAAACAGTGTATCGGCAGCATGCCATCATTTTATCCTCTCCCTTGATATCTATTTCTGCAACAGAAATCCGTCAGCGCATCAGAGAGGGCCTCCCCATCACTGAACTCGTCCCTGCCAAGGTTGAGCGCTATATTTATGAATTCGGTTTATATCGCTAA